The Triticum aestivum cultivar Chinese Spring chromosome 3A, IWGSC CS RefSeq v2.1, whole genome shotgun sequence genome includes a region encoding these proteins:
- the LOC123058204 gene encoding heavy metal-associated isoprenylated plant protein 43, giving the protein MSKKIVIRADLVGKKCTSGILSIVSKLEGIKSMVVDDDKCTLTVVGTVDPVCVVHQLRKSCYAASIVSVEDDKPKEKKTPCQEACEKAWKDKYEKACKERCEKACKEPCCDDCGEKGTPYAGHGYRCTPGCYSSPCGLPSCHYYSSGYGYGYGYGVRAPPLGYTWYE; this is encoded by the exons ATGTCTAAG AAGATTGTGATCAGAGCCGATCTCGTCGGCAAGAAGTGCACGAGTGGGATCCTGTCAATCGTTTCCAAGCTCGAGG GGATCAAGTCCATGGTGGTCGACGACGACAAGTGCACGCTGACGGTGGTCGGCACCGTGGACCCGGTGTGCGTGGTGCACCAGCTGAGGAAGTCGTGCTACGCCGCGTCCATCGTCAGCGTGGAGgacgacaagcccaaggagaagaagacCCCCTGCCAGGAGGCCTGCGAGAAGGCCTGGAAGGACAAGTACGAGAAGGCCTGCAAGGAGAGGTGCGAGAAGGCGTGCAAGGAGCCGTGCTGCGACGACTGCGGCGAGAAGGGGACGCCGTACGCCGGCCACGGGTACCGCTGCACGCCGGGCTGCTACTCCAGCCCCTGCGGCCTGCCCAGCTGCCACTACTACAGCTCCGGCTATGGCTACGGCTACGGCTACGGCGTGCGCGCGCCGCCCCTGGGATACACCTGGTACGAGTAG